A genomic window from Cydia strobilella chromosome 26, ilCydStro3.1, whole genome shotgun sequence includes:
- the LOC134753102 gene encoding adenosine 5'-monophosphoramidase HINT3-like, giving the protein MSAAAPEAPTKSACIFCNIVNKLENTEILYEDEEICVFRDIRPASRFHILTIPKRHIEDVKSLTTADKDLVEKLLTVAKEMLTKNGLSEDVARFGYHWPPFRSVKHLHLHTIAPENEMGFLAKMMFRKDSYWFVTHDYVMSRL; this is encoded by the exons ATGTCTGCAGCAGCCCCCGAAGCCCCAACTAAATCGGCTTGTATATTCTGTAATATTGTGAACAAGCTAGAAAACACAGAGATACTGTACGAAGATGAAGAAATCTGCGTTTTTCGTGACATCCGACCAGCAAGTCGGTTCCACATTTTGACCATACCGAAAAGGCATATAGAAGACGTTAAATCTTTAACAACGGCTGATAAAGACTTAG TTGAAAAGCTGCTAACCGTAGCCAAAGAGATGTTAACGAAGAATGGCCTGTCAGAAGACGTTGCCAGGTTCGGATACCACTGGCCACCATTCCGGAGCGTGAAGCACCTTCACTTGCACACCATAGCTCCGGAGAATGAAATGGGGTTCCTCGCCAAAATGATGTTCCGAAAGGATTCTTATTGGTTTGTTACG CATGATTACGTGATGTCAAGACTATGA